The Streptomyces sp. NBC_00236 DNA window CCCGGCGTCGAGGCGGCCCACCCGGTCGTGGAGGACAGCGGCGAACAGGTGCGTCTTGGACGGGAAGTAGCGGTACAGGGTCGCGATCGCGACGCCGGACCGCCGGGCCACGTCGTGCATCTGCACGCCTTCGAGGCCGTGTACGGCTCCGAGCTGCGCCGCGGCCCGCAGGATGCGGGCATAGCGCTGGCGCTGGCTGGCCGAGGTGGGATGCGCGGGGGTTCTCTCGCAGTTCGTTCGGGGCACGGTACTGACGTCCTTCCGCCTGCCGCCGATGTTCTCGTGTGCCGTACCGGCCCGGTGGACGTCGTTCCGTTGAGTGGGACCCGGCCGGAAGCCGGTGGCCGGGTGGATCTCCCGCCCACCGGGACGGGGCCTGCGCGGGCCGGGGCGGGGGACTTGGATGGACGCTCCCGTTCCATCCCGTTCAGCCCGAGAGAGGTGCCCCCATGCGGCTCGGCATCAACAGTCCCGTCGTCACGGCCGTCCCCGGCGTCCATTCCCCCTGGGAACGCACCGCCGGCATCGAGGACCTGGGGGCGGTGGCCGAGGCGGCGGACCGGCTCGGCTTCGATCATCTGACCTGTTCGGAGCATGTGGCGGTGCCCGTGGACATCGCCGGACAGCGCGGCGGCACGTACTGGGATCCGCTGTCCGTCTTCGGATACCTCGCGGCCCGGACCGAACGGATCCGGTTCGCCACGCAGGTCCTGGTGCTCGGCTACCACCATCCGCTGGAGATCGCGAAGCGCTACGGCACGCTGGACCGGGTCTCCGGGGGGCGGGTCGTCCTGGGGCTCGGTGTGGGCAGTCTGGAGGAGGAGTTCCGGCTGCTCGGGGCCTCCTTCGAGGGCCGGGGCGCGATCGCCGACGAGGCCCTCGCGGCGCTGCGGACGTCCCTGTCCCGGCGCGAACCCGCTTACCACGGCGAGCACTTCGACTACGAGGGGCTCGTGGTGGAGCCGCACGCGGTGCAGGACCGGGTGCCGTTGTGGATCGGTGGCCGCACCCCGCGTTCGCTGCGCCGGGCGGTGGCGTACGGGGACGGCTGGGTACCGTTCGGGCTGCCGCTCGACCGGCTGGGCGAGATGGTCGGGGCGGCCTCGCTGCCCGGCGGTTTCGAGGTGGTGCTGAGCGCGGGCCGCCCGCTCGATCCGTCGGGTGATCCGGACGGCGCGTCCGAGGCGTTGCGGAAGGTGTCCGCGGCCGGAGCCACCCTGGT harbors:
- a CDS encoding LLM class F420-dependent oxidoreductase — protein: MRLGINSPVVTAVPGVHSPWERTAGIEDLGAVAEAADRLGFDHLTCSEHVAVPVDIAGQRGGTYWDPLSVFGYLAARTERIRFATQVLVLGYHHPLEIAKRYGTLDRVSGGRVVLGLGVGSLEEEFRLLGASFEGRGAIADEALAALRTSLSRREPAYHGEHFDYEGLVVEPHAVQDRVPLWIGGRTPRSLRRAVAYGDGWVPFGLPLDRLGEMVGAASLPGGFEVVLSAGRPLDPSGDPDGASEALRKVSAAGATLVSVSLSATGAGHYIEQLEALAAIAGLTAGVGART